The Triticum aestivum cultivar Chinese Spring chromosome 3A, IWGSC CS RefSeq v2.1, whole genome shotgun sequence genome includes a region encoding these proteins:
- the LOC123057882 gene encoding MADS-box transcription factor 29 yields the protein MGRGRTEMKRIHNDVSRRATFGKRRRGLLKKAGELAVLCGVDLGLLVFDDGGAGKLFDYCSPSTSWSELIERYESITNHKFQFQFQFQGIDHDDDDQQPLADLRRERDRLEASVRRQTGEDLPFAATAAELDDLEQRLECVLGEVREMKDKLLEQQLAESYHKVHILEDQNSYLRRMMGEEGQQRAAVEASSVAPKLPAMAFGGSFPEVEEEELTTLRLWPRQLPDV from the exons ATGGGCCGCGGGAGGACGGAGATGAAGAGGATCCACAACGACGTGTCGCGCCGGGCCACCTTCGGCAAGCGCCGCCGCGGCCTGCTCAAGAAGGCGGGCGAGCTCGCCGTGCTCTGCGGCGTGGACCTCGGCCTCCTCGTCTTCGACGACGGCGGCGCCGGCAAGCTGTTCGACTACTGCAGCCCCAGCACAAG CTGGAGCGAGCTAATTGAGCGCTACGAGAGCATCACCAACCACAAGTTCCAGTTCCAGTTCCAGTTCCAGGGGatagatcatgatgatgatgatcag CAACCGTTGGCGGATCTGAGGCGTGAGCGTGACCGTCTCGAGGCCAGCGTGAGGAGGCAAACCGGAGAAGATCTGCCATTCGCCGCGACGGCGGCCGAACTGGACGATCTGGAGCAGCGGCTGGAGTGCGTGCTGGGCGAAGTCCGTGAAATGAAG gacaAGCTGCTGGAGCAGCAGTTGGCCGAATCATACCACAAG GTGCACATCTTGGAGGACCAGAACAGCTACCTTCGCCGCATG ATGGGCGAGGAGGGGCAGCAACGTGCTGCTGTGGAGGCGTCATCGGTTGCGCCAAAGCTACCGGCGATGGCGTTCGGGGGATCCTtcccggaggtggaggaggaggaattGACGACACTGCGGCTGTGGCCGCGGCAGCTCCCCGATGTGTAA